CATAATCTGTCCCCAATCATCATAGACACTTTATAAGAACACGTATTGTACAATCGGGAAGAATTAAATCCATTTACTCTTAGCGTAATATTTGATTTAACAATTGGTAAATTTTCCCTAACAGCACACTCTTCAGTTATGAAATTTGATTGACATCCCCCATCTCGCAAACAACGGATGCGATTTCCATTAAGAAGGTCACAAGAAAAGGTGGGTAGAATTGCAAGACTACAATCATTTACCATCATAACATCCCTTGAGGCTTCAGCAAAAGTTATACTCGAACTCTTATCTTTTACTTCTACCTTATCTGACTTTGGAGGCTTATCTTTACCCTTCTTTGCCAAACCATTACTATCATTTGTGTGTTCTTTCCTTATATTACTCAAACACAAAAACGTGAAATGAAAAGAACCACAAAAACAACGTCTGGCAAAATAGAAATTGCACTTATCTGAAGAGTGATCCAACCGGGCACATTTTATACAAGCTTTAAGTTTCTTCAGCCTATCGAGCTTTGATTTAGGGTCCGGATATTTACTACATTTATGAACTGGATGGTCACCATTATCACAAAGAGAACAATGTTTGAATACATTAGCATTATCTTTCCGTAACTTTACGTTAGATGCTAAACTTGTGGTGGGGGTTGATTGACAATCTACTTTGGCTGCTAAACCAACAGCTGAATTAGAGGGACATGGTCTGTGTTTGGATCTATAATCAACTCGTTTCTGTACTTCCATATATCTCTCACTCGCCTCAAAGAACTTGCTCTTTATCTGATCCAAAGAAGggttagtttcatttgtaatttgcacaagctgatcttgaaattttttgtttagTCCCTTCCATGAAAAATACTGTACTACGTCATCAACAGAGATACTCAAACTTTTAATAGAGTCTTgtatagaattaatattaccaatatACTCAAATGGATCAGATGAAAAATCCAACTTCAACTCTGTCAAACGCTGCAATACATTAAACTTACGAACTGAAGGAGACGCAAGTGCTTGTAAGAGTAAATCCTTTGCAATAGTATAAGACTGTTGTACACTATCCAATGAATTAATCAAATGTGACGCTCTACCGGAAATTTGCTGTTTTAATAGCAAAAACTTGTCAAAGTCTGAATAATTATACCGCTGTACAACATCTTCAAACTGACTTAAAAACTTTGTCAAATCTTCACCATCTTGGCTACAGAACGTAGGCAAAGGAGCCTCAGGACTTTTAAGCCTACCACTATTACAACATGGCGATTGTGATACAGAAACTTTGGTTAAATTATACAAACACCGATTTATTTTGTCATCATAAGAACTACTCTCAGTAATTTCCCTTTCGTTCTCAGCAACAGCTTTGGCTTCGTCCGAGGCATTATCTTCCCATTTCAAATCTCTAATGATAACATCCAATCTGGAAAGTTCATCTTTAACTCTGTTTAATTTGATTTCAAgaatctttctttcatcttccgatTTACCAGACAAACTTGAAAtgtcattaaaaataatattcacttGTCCTCTAAATTTCCCTCGTGAACTAATGTGATATTTAAGTTTATGAGACATTTTGGCACAAAACACAGATACTGCTCTCAAAGAAATAAATgttacaaatatatacttaaaaaaaaatcacgaatgcTAAACAAATCACAGCACGGCCGGTAATAACTAACGATATCGCCCGTAAATAATCGAATGTATGAAGAAATTGCAAAACAAGCAAAACTAAACAAACCACAGCACGGCCGGTAATAACTAACAATATCGCACGTATATAATCGAATGCATTACGAAATTGTCAAACAAGCAATAAAACTAAACACGAAACAACGCgcagtaaaatgaaaaattattaccaccttaAATGAAATACCAATAATTCACCAAACAATTCGTAATGAGAAAAATAATCCAATCAGCAAGTTACGACACCGAAGGAGGCCACGGAAACGGCAACAGCAGCTTTCCAGCGCGCCCACCCGGGGGCGCCAtttgaataaacttctgggatataataaaatatctagttctaaaatgactatatttaacaatacatctgatcgtttacatagttaaataattgaaagcagtaagctgagttgccgttccgaagtcctcgagaatattcaaccactcaaattaccaagtggtcgtatgcagtaataatctcttcaccatatatccctttattcaacactgacctgaaatttatgaaacaatacactgtaaaaggatataaaacagcatctaacccaacgcaaaaaattacccttaagaaagttcgagctatataaagaaaacaacttgacaaataacaagccgagcacgataatctactcgaatttatattaaaggtgaaacagtgaaaattgcgtttaaagttgataaaatacaccaaatacagtataatttaaaatgttcaaggtcaaattatattaaatgttaatagcagacacgctggctgccacaattcatgaatggaattgttaactgttataaattaaagtatactgagcgtgcataatcaccaagttactcacatcttatatcagcccggcaggaataaagctgcactttaatggacgaggtggtgtggtagtctcaggggttcaaacttccgatatacggaataatacccggttgccgtctccatgagccccatcgatgtcgcacttatatattactttgagttcattaggttaaaaaaatccaaatccagagcgaagataatttccggataaaaccataggatcgttgatcggccggatatatgtataatgatggatcgacaaacctctctccactctgcctcacgttgaactgatctaccagaacaaaagaactggaacagacttctgttttcttaaatgtaaacactcaattggtgatctcggtagtttactagcgaactagattgtaagtaactgtgacaacaagctcagtttagattcctctaaaataacagagatcacgaattgtgtatttggcaaattaaataaatataaagcaattttcattttcacacctaagtaatggaagtatttaattaatatgcaaataaaaaatgaaattccttttcattttccacatatatatacatatatatatatatatatatatatatatatatatatatatatatatatacacatatggatatatatatattcatatatatatatatatatatatatatatatatatatatatatatatatacacatatggatatatatatattcatatatatatacctatatatatatatatatatatatatatatatttatatatatatatatatatatatatatatatatatatatatatatatatatatatatatatatatatatatatatatatatatatatatatatatttatatatatatatatatatatatatatatatatatatatttatatatatatatatatatatatatatatatatatatttatatgtatatatatatatatatatatatatatatatatatatatatatatatatatatatatatatgtatatatatactgtatatatatatatatatatatatatatatatatatatatatatatatatatatatatatgtatatatatatatactgtatatatatatatatatatatatatatatatatatatatatatatatgtatatatattcatatatatatatatatatatatgcatatatatatatatatatatatatatatatatatatatattcatatatatatatatatatatatatatatatatatatataagtatatatatatatatatatatatatatatgtatatatattcatatatatatatatatatatatatatatatatatatatattatatatatatatatatatatatatatatatatatatttatatatatatataatatatatatatatatatatatatatatatatatatatatatatatatatatatatatatatatatatatatgtatatatatattatatatatatatatatatatatatatatatatatatatatatatatatatatatatatatatatatatatatatatatgtatatatatatatatacatatatatatatatatatttgtttatatatacttatatatatatatatatatatatacatatatatatatatatatatatatatatatttatataaatgtatatgtatatatatatatatatatatacatatatatatatatttatatgtatatacatatatacagtatatatgaatatatatatatatatatatatatatatatatatatatatatatatatatatatatatatatatatgtatatatatgtatatatatatttatatatatatatatatatatatatatatatatttatataaatgcatatatatattttcatatatattaatatatatatatatatatatatatatatatatatatattttattttttattttatatatatatatatatatatattcatatgcatatatatataaatctatatatatatatatatatatatatatatatatatatgtaaatatatatatatatatatatatatatatatatatatatatatatatatatatatatgtaaatatatatatatgtacatatatatatatatatatatatatatatatatatatatatatatatatatatatatatatatatgtacatatatatatatatgtatatatatatatatatatatatatatatatatatatatatatatatatatatatataaatatatatatacttatatataaatataaatatactttatataaatataaatatatatatatatatatatatatatatatatatatttatatatatatatatatatatatatatatatatatatatatatatatatatatatatatatatatatatattgtgatggctggctttgaccaccacacaaaacactacacttatcaaaaagtattcaccatcataacgtactaagtccactaaaggtggaatagtatccaaacatcaatacgagtgcaaagtcaactcaaggggacaaagaaaataccacaaaaatctccttaattttaatacataatatttagacagaaataacacttgaaccacaataataaaatgataaatgatacacactcactgttaaactccctgcaaaagaaaacaattacacaattaaagaaaggtcatcaacacaaacatactaaaaggagagggggtccagaaaggagaaggccaacgaaaagtaagaacatcctaacaaatacaaactaaatatccctaacaaatcccttaaacacttctagggggctcctccaagaggacaataaactccccggctggaggcttattccgggtggcaggaaataaggatccaagacaatggtgttgtctttttttttcttaatgctccaataatgaagaccgcccaggattacaggtcatgggcccggcacacaaatataaagataaaattttttaccttggggcagagaggtccccttggcttttactgaaccaagggcagtacacaatatgtggaataaaagtccttgttgcagagcgaggatatccaagaaaagctaaacagcttcacaacgtaactctgcaaaggcgaggaataatatggatccaatcgcaaatgtcgtgccctacaaagttggaggctcagaaacatactgaggaaccatcctcaaaaaaagcccctccaaaactccgttcacgcaggagcgcagccacgtaatccacaccacttgaaaatataaaacagccgttagtccattataaacactaacataaccaccagtgaaaagacaaactagtaaacaataagtctacagtatatttaactttatacatctataaaacttaaataatttagaaatatatagcaataatattacacctcctcacccaaccaaaaaaaaaaattcccaaaatttttttttcccctaaagtgatttgaattacaacatacaggttatcacataatggaatattaaaccaacactcaaaaattttaaatattaaaccaacactcaaaaataattattaaacaaactgcaaaaacatgacaaacaaaaggaaagaggggggcaagtaccaaggtttgcaggtcacaaggatagcaatatataaccaatactaaaaaaaaaaaatcttaaacctaaattaatcacaagtaaactttccaaaaccagaaaaccaaaacatcaccattagataaataggtacccaacctaaaaatttcacatcactcatatcgttaataaacttaattaagagtcattgcactaacaaccggattctgtatatatagtccaaaagctataaccattcccacactcaatacactgttcattttcagggatacacatcactca
This genomic stretch from Palaemon carinicauda isolate YSFRI2023 chromosome 12, ASM3689809v2, whole genome shotgun sequence harbors:
- the LOC137650746 gene encoding uncharacterized protein; its protein translation is MSHKLKYHISSRGKFRGQVNIIFNDISSLSGKSEDERKILEIKLNRVKDELSRLDVIIRDLKWEDNASDEAKAVAENEREITESSSYDDKINRCLYNLTKVSVSQSPCCNSGRLKSPEAPLPTFCSQDGEDLTKFLSQFEDVVQRYNYSDFDKFLLLKQQISGRASHLINSLDSVQQSYTIAKDLLLQALASPSVRKFNVLQRLTELKLDFSSDPFEYIGNINSIQDSIKSLSISVDDVVQYFSWKGLNKKFQDQLVQITNETNPSLDQIKSKFFEASERYMEVQKRVDYRSKHRPCPSNSAVGLAAKVDCQSTPTTSLASNVKLRKDNANVFKHCSLCDNGDHPVHKCSKYPDPKSKLDRLKKLKACIKCARLDHSSDKCNFYFARRCFCGSFHFTFLCLSNIRKEHTNDSNGLAKKGKDKPPKSDKVEVKDKSSSITFAEASRDVMMVNDCSLAILPTFSCDLLNGNRIRCLRDGGCQSNFITEECAVRENLPIVKSNITLRVNGFNSSRLYNTCSYKVSMMIGDRLCELEAMSVPSIKTFLKLPGLTSVVQGFIEKGYTVADKYLLNGKDEIMDVDFILGSNSAYCLKENTVLFGDLEGNIPSVYSVTPLGIMLIGNLDQMSHNLIHLKNCQDTVAHISCSNILSIVCEEVEDMGNVCNASLTNSYTEVGANFAVLDHNGEIIDTEFERASKEVLDNLCLKTLNFDDVNIPEDYVENNDKIVDHVLSNTTRNADGRLVMPLIWNNKVKHLLGKNRHLATQILKSNLKKFTIKNPDYLNMMDQYFKEQQELGIIERIENLEQFLLENPCHSFMGHLGVFKLERETTKCRVVFLSNLSERDPSQKVTLSHNQAMLSGPCINQKITTALLNLRFDTKLLCFDVKKAFLNICLTPLDSNKLLFLWFKSMARKDYTLVGYRNLRLPFGLVCSPCLLLLGLYKILMIDTDMDSKEIKELKRHIYSLIYMDNGSITSNTAEELQWAFDNLKNIFEPYKFFLQQFVTNDKELQDKIDENESKKTSTEVKLL